CTTATTTAACAGCAACAAAACTGGACATGAtagtcacaaattttgtcatgCTTATTTGAGTTAAGAGAACTGATTGGGATGTTCTTTTTATTGTTATTCAAGCAATGTATGTCTCGTGACCAACTCACCATCAACTAAACCGCTGTCATCTCTGCCCTGGTCTGGCTGAAATCAGCAGGTTGCAGGGTGTGTGACGCGTTACACACGAGTGTTGCCTACAGGGTAGTTGTAAagtgccctctggtggacaAACTATTCAATGGCAACACTCATGACATGGTTGAAGGCTGTTTCGACCgtgtttctttatttatttttttaatattcgtTTATCGGCCATTATGATTGCCGATATGAATAGTTTAAAAAATGcctaatatcggccgataatatcggcctgccgatatatcggtcgggctctagaaATTGTATTCCTTGTAAGAAACTTGATGACTTTTCCAGGTGGATTGATAAAAATATGCCCTCTGACAAAATATCATAGCCAGCCAAACAAATTGGAACTTCTGATTTTAGTTATGTGGCCTGAGGATGTTGGCACCAATTCGATTTCAATCGCCATGATTTTGAAGTATTTTACCTGTTATTTGCAGGACAACGGCATTGGCTGCTAAGCTTTCAGACTTTAACTTGGGCtcagacaaacacacatttcTATCTAAGCTGATAAAGAACATCTTCTCGTGTTATCTGGAGAGCTACATTGATATGGAACGGCAGTATCTGCAAAGCCGCAGCAGCATGATTCTTCAGCGCTTCTACGACTCAAAGAACCACCAAAAACGTCCCGTAGGTGCGGGCAGGTAAGGATCTGGATTTTGTCCTGTTAGACGGAAGTACAAATTTGCTTTGGAAGCTTAGGGCTGTTTTGCCCAATTTACGTCACATTTCCTCtccatctttctttctttgacAGTATCCAAGACCTAAAAGAGAGGATCAGACAGCGCACTAACCTGCCTCTGGGGCCCAGCATTGATACACATGGAGAGACCTTGCTCTCACAAGAGGTTGTAGTTAACCTGCTACAGGAAACCCGGCATGCCTTCGAGAGATGCAACAAGGTGCACAGCATTGTTATGAATCTGAATTGTGAAATTTCTCCTTTCTTTTTTATGCAGGAATTTGAGGACTATAAATACAATGAATAATGATTTAAATACTTGTCTTTTTCACAGTTGTCTGACCCTGCAGATCTACCAAAGAATGCTTTCTCCATTTTTCTTCTTTTGGTGGATTATCTCTGTGTGGACCATATAGACTATGCCCTTGAGATTGGGCTTTCAGGTATGCCTGGCCAAAGCATTTGAGTCGCCAAGTACCtgtgtatgggtgattctcacggaaacttggttttaaacatgtcaagcatgaaaatgtaaaaattgcttaaatttactttttttcccaccagacattgaaaaacaaagtctggagtaaatgggaacattaatttaaaaacttttacttatcatttaacactttttgtaacataatttaaaaaattagtcctaaaaaatctcattaccgcaacagtcagaaaacatcaacactgacatattttcaaaatgacatgacaaacctgaaagaacataatttggagattctgcacatgcatttaaaatcaaagtattatgcttctattaattaaattaacatttaataagcatctgttgcggtaatgataatcaaaatgtcgtgtaagcattctgacaagacaatatttcaaattaactgtaaaaaatgatcttacctggtagccatcttgaagtaactggtccatgtgcttggtcactcaaaatcaaactttattaaaattctgtatgtgtgcttaaactgttctcaaaaagtgttgcggaggatgagaacatcaggcatggacacatcattttcctaatttttcttcattattattatacatgaatattcagtaaatattttttctgtcatctaaagtagtctagcaaaacatccatttatttattttcttaatatttttgtgttaatttgattaaattacaacataacgcatgttcaaacacagccggacacattgcggtaatgagaatttcagcagaaaatgagattaAATTTCCaaatataaattcttatgttgaaatcacacattgtgcaaggtagaacacagtattgtgttaattctgatgctttttaatgttactatattacacattttaaagctaaaatcattagtgccgtggtgtttcaatggtttcgtgagaatcacccgtatagTATGTTTTCAATCAATAAGTTTGTGAATGTTAGGAATAGTTGTGTACTTTACAGTTGCATTTATATTTCCATATTTGAAGGCATTATTGTTGTTCTAACTAGTAGGCAACGCTATAGGTTTTTCAATGTACTGTACAGAGATAATACTTGCAGTAGGAAGATCAGTAGGACGTTTCTGATAGAGAAAATTCCTAAACAGAATGAACATTTATTGTGCTTATTTTATTACACAGCCATCCCATCTGCGGATGCCAAAAATGCCAACCTGTACTTCTTGGATGTGGTCCAGCAGGCCAACACAATCTTCCACCTCTTCGATAAGCAGTTTAACGATCATCTCATGCCTCTTATCAGGCGAGTTTGACTCGTTTTTATCCTTTGGCTATACCTCTTCTGCATGTTGACTTTCCTATAACATCTGTTTTGACTTTTGACCCCTTTAGCTCCTCTCCTAAGTTGACGGAGTGCCTGCACAAGAAGAAAGAGGTGATCGAACAGATGGAGGTGAAGCTTGACACTGGAATTGATCGGACGTTCAAAACTAATTTAGTTGTTTGAACAGCATTGATTCTTATTTAGGCCAATTTCTAACCTCATTTTTGTTGACTTAGGCCGCTAAATATAGTGTACATTTTGTAATGTTGTCTTGTTAGGACACTGAATTGTATGATTGGCCAGATGAAGCAAATTCTGGCCACTGAGCAGAAGAAAACAGACTTCAGACCTGAAGATGAGAACAATGTCATGATACAGTACACTGCAGTAAGAAATTAAATGCATGGATAGTAATTAGTAATTGTATTtgtggttttatttaaaaaagattttcaatttATGTagccatacatttttttatttttctcatgCTCTTTCTTGAAGGCTTGTTCAAAGGTGTGCGTCTACGTGAGCAAGCAGGTGGAGCGTGTGAGGAGATCCATGGATGGTAAGAATGTGGATACAGTTTTGACGGAGCTGGGAGTGAGATTCCACAGGCTAATCCATGAACACCTGCAGCAGTTCAGCTATAGCTCCATGGGTGGCATGCTAGCCATCTGTGATGTGGCAGAGTACCGCCGCTGCGCCAAAGATTTCAGGGTGAGTAGAAGACAAAGGTCTCATAGGATTTATTTTTGGCCACTTTAAACTGTTTCATTATAAGCAGACTCACACAAAgctgtaaaatgtatttatagttTTAAAGCGCTAATTGTTTGGGAAACTGCAGAATTCAGCAGAATGGATGTTCATGATAAATAAGTGCTACTTGTTTGATAGCTAAAAGCATTATAAAATTATCTTAAAAAtaatcacattttattttttatttgaagttCAGAAACTAtttcttaaaggagcatttaACCCATAgtaacattaatctttattgaaagtgcgtcatatttgtagctgaaatgtaacatacatttcgaatttggtgcctatttgaccgagaaaaggggtgtttgtagtctcactccctcaacaaagatatagcacttacttctttcaatgatgcaaaatgatgatttttacatcattgaaagaatgaagtgcaacactgaaatctgtatttctcctgtctcagcggcaactggggaaatgatgcatgaccattcaaaaacatgactggggttctaactatacaaagattaatgtAAATgagtgaagtatccctttaaaggaaaacatcaccgttttttaatattttactatgttcttacctcaatttagacaaataaatatatactttttttcaatgcttgcacttagggatgcaccgatatggaaattttgtcCGATAACcaataactctttaaatttggggggcgataaacgatatctataggccgataaatattcatattattttcacaatgaaaatcTCGCAGACAggggacatcttgtctttgcgctagactagcatactcttcttaagcccgcaacacgtgtcatcttcgtgctatgtcacagaaagcaccaatcaaaactccacatggccagcaatgagcaagtgaagtggttcaacaaaccaaaataatccatcatttatcggcctaattttgctatcagaccgataaccgataatattaaaaaataagcagttatcggccgataacgatatgtcggccgatatatcgtgcatccctacttgcacttcatctttgtacagcatgtcatgaatgtgttagcatttagcctactcccatttattccttaggatccaaacagggatgaatttagaagacACCAAACATTTCATGTTTTCacaatttaactctttccccgccagcatttttaaaaaaagatgccagccagcggcagcatttttcatgattttcactaaagtttaatgtcttccagataatgtttttctttaaatatataaacatacaatatatcaaatgaaagaacagaccctccaatgagccaagttgaggagtgattaaactcaaactgcaacaaaagtcgctgtttatttacttccataattgctggtcttctcaaatcttacacaacaagttgctgtttcttctttgtttgttggttaacttgccaagcttcttcttctttgacggtcgcactgctactgtggttacacgcgtggatactgcctaccagcggtctgcgcgtgtgtttgcacgtcgacgcaaaagtataaatgaaaaccgttGCGGAACCTATGCCGTCACGGCTACGCCGTATCCCCtatgcacaactataacgagcccttaaggaatgaatagggctaggctaaatgctaacacatttaagaTACAAAGATTAAgagcacgcattgaaaaaaggtaggtatgtattaattcagtATTTATCTTTGGTAAGTATTTATCTTTGGAGGAACAAATGAAAGTGTTTCATAGTTAGAAAGCCTGTGTTACCTTTTTAACACTAATGTTTGACTACAAACCCTCCACAGGTTGCACTTGTGCTCCAGCTCTTTGACACACTTCATGCTCTGTGTAATCTCCTGGTTGTTGCCCCGGACAACCTCAAGCAGGTGTGCTCTGGAGAGCAGTTGACCAACCTTGACAGGAACCTCCTCCATGCTTTCGTCCAGCTAAGAGTAGACTATCGCTCATCCAGACTGGGCCGACATTTTAGCTAATGACTGGCAGGCCTGCCCAATTAGCGCTCAGCATACCTTACTGACGTCCATTCAGAACTGCTTAAAAATATACAAGAGGCCAATCTCCAGTGGCTTTGTCTGTAATTAAACCTTATGTTTAAAGAACAAAACAGTAACAATTTTAAAGCCTAACATTTCGCATTTACTCCATTTTAGCTTTAAGTTGCCTATTTCATTTGAAAGGTGTTCATTTTTGTACATGGCACAATTAATAAGTCTATAATACAGAGAATATAAAAGGCTATTTATAGGGCGATTTTGTACATGATGTTAAATGAACTGAGGTGGACCTCTTAAATGATTCTGCCATTGGAGTTGGGTGGTCTAGAGACTCAATTTTATTAGCTTTTATTTTGATTGTGCCAAATCCATCTTCTGTGGCTCTGCTGGGACAAGAGGGGCAGTTCAGCGCACTGCTCTGGATCAGTGAGCTTGCCTGGCTTGTTTTGCTCAGGCTGTTGTGCACACATATGGCAACAAAGGGGTGAAAATTCCTCTTTTAAACAGAACAATGGAGATGTTATATGAATGTTGCCATGCTTTGAAAGCCTGTTCAGTCCTATTTTCATTTCAtacttataaaataattaaactaGAGGACAAATGATGGTTTTGAACGTCAATATAGGAAGTCTGTTGTTATGTTAAATGTTAAGCTTGATTTCAAAGCAGAGTTCATtctaatgatgatgatgataaaagATGTTAGATCACCATCTGATGTACTTACGTTGCTCTTGTTTTTAATGTGCTCCATgctaaaatatttgattttagttgtgaattgcaacctaACAACCATGTTTACGATGTAATCAGTAACTACTTCATCAGTGCTTACAACAAAAATCTGCCATACATTCATATTTTTTCATAtaattggtaaaaaaaaattatgacagcTTTTTTGTTTGTACGATATTGTAAGATATTAGGTTCTTGATTGGGATTTTTTTGGTAATATCTAAAAACAGAAGTGTATGATTTCCTCCAGTCACAAACTATTAATTCAAGGACACATTAATCTGATGGGTATGTGCTGAATGCAGCAATGTCATATGACTAGTTGAACTCCTCACCTCTGTTGAAAAACCAGGGGTCAAGATCTGTGACCCCTGAGCTTGACCTTGGTGTTAGATTTTAAGAAAGAATTAAGTGGTGCGATTCTGTTACACTGTACTGCTTTCAAACATTAATTCACCTTCAAGATGACACTACATGCAAACTAAATCATCTGTAAAGCTACTCATCCTCAAATATTtctgaaaataaaatgtgtgaaaTTGCCCTCTTCTTTTAATGAGGCAAGTTTAATTGAGGGTGGTCTCAAAGCCCCTGAGTAATTCAAACTATGCAGTATTTTAATGTCCTCATTATATATCTTACTATATGGGGTAAAATGTGAAACAGTTTTTTAAAGataacaattattttaatttttaaggaTTATAAAGTTTAGAGGTTATATCAAACATAACCACCTTTATAGCGCAAAAGGAAGAGAAGAAAATATTAactaatttttattaaaattattataaaatgtttattaatttttacCAGGCATATCCATATATTgtgaatatatattaaatatacactcaccttaaggattattaggaacactatactaatactgtgtttgaccctctttcgcctacagaactgccttaattctacatggcattgattcaacaaggtgctgaaagcattctttagatatgttggcccatattgataggatagcatcttgcagttgatggagatttgtgggatgcacacccagggcacaaagctcggcttccaccacatcccaaagatgttcTATTGGGGTgaaatctggtgactgtgggggccattttagtacagtcaactcattgtcatgttcaagaaactaatttgaaatgattcgagcttcgtgacatggtgcattatcctgctggaagtagccatcagaggttgggaacatggtggtcataaagggatgaacatggtcagaaacaatgctcaggtaggccgtaacatttaaacgatgcccaattggcacaaaagggcctaaagtgtgccaagaaaacatcccccacaccattataccaccaccaccagcctgcacagaggtaacaaggcatgatggatccatgttctcattcactttacgccaaattctgactctaccatctgaatgtctcaacacaaatcaagactcatcagaccaggcaacatttttccagtcttcaactgtctaattttagtgagctcgtgcaaattgtagcctctttttcctatagTGGAGATGAGCAATGTTCCCTCTAAGCTGCGCTCGCGCGCAACCGCGCAGGCCAGTCAAAGTGCCCGCGCAATAGATTTGTCAGacccgaggggcaaccttccgatctctctaatgaagccaacacggaagtgacttaaactgcaattcattgactggccgcttgaggctggcttcaaaagggagtcaattcccatagctaattttgcccttcatgacaactgtgaggggggtgaatttttttgtaactcacccgtttagattatattaagccttaaacttctgcataattaagggcgtggccgcttgagtgtcggttgaacagccactgctgtcactagactcgcgctaggcgggcgtggtttcacctcagcttcacccatgtcccgcctttttacccattttcggttttccgcgagtaattcgcggggacgcgcggccaagatgccgaaggcaggcaacgcctactttaagcttcaaaagcgatcttcacCAACCAattgggtgacgtcacggaca
This is a stretch of genomic DNA from Misgurnus anguillicaudatus chromosome 7, ASM2758022v2, whole genome shotgun sequence. It encodes these proteins:
- the LOC129417498 gene encoding exocyst complex component 5, which translates into the protein MATTAQLFEEPFDADEYIERLAWRTPGGGSKGGAEAFDPKKLLEEFVNHIEELQQLDERIQRKVEKLEQQCHREAKEFAHKVQDLQRSNQVAFQHFQELDEHISYVATKVCHLGDQLEGVNTPRQRAVEAQRLMTYFNEFLDGELRSDVFNNPEKIKEAADIIQKLHLIAQELPFDRFSDVKAKIASKYHDLERQLIQEFTAAQRRGEIGRMREVAAVLLHFKGYAHCVDVYIKQCQEGAYMRSDVFEDIALLCQRVNKQVGEVFCSPETVMAKLIQSIFENKIQAHVKEKLDETRNSDVEQYLKNLYDLYTRTTALAAKLSDFNLGSDKHTFLSKLIKNIFSCYLESYIDMERQYLQSRSSMILQRFYDSKNHQKRPVGAGSIQDLKERIRQRTNLPLGPSIDTHGETLLSQEVVVNLLQETRHAFERCNKLSDPADLPKNAFSIFLLLVDYLCVDHIDYALEIGLSAIPSADAKNANLYFLDVVQQANTIFHLFDKQFNDHLMPLISSSPKLTECLHKKKEVIEQMEVKLDTGIDRTLNCMIGQMKQILATEQKKTDFRPEDENNVMIQYTAACSKVCVYVSKQVERVRRSMDGKNVDTVLTELGVRFHRLIHEHLQQFSYSSMGGMLAICDVAEYRRCAKDFRVALVLQLFDTLHALCNLLVVAPDNLKQVCSGEQLTNLDRNLLHAFVQLRVDYRSSRLGRHFS